The region CTCTCGAATAGACAAGTCCCTTGGGTTGCGGAACCTCGACACCATCAAAGCCGTGCTGGATTCCAAGACGCTTGGCGAGGCGGAAAGCCTCGCATTCTGGCTGCGATTCGGGCGGCGTAAAGATGCCGGGGCCAGCCTTGTAACGCCGATCGAAAAAACTCACGAGCTGATGCAGGAAGACGATCGCCAAAAGTGCGTCGCATTGCGAACGCTTAGCTAGCAAACCGGCGGCAAGTTCCGTAGGTGAAGCGAAACCTTCGACGGATACGTCGGACCGGCAGAGCGTAGCCGGGCGCGTTTCGACGAGACATTCGACAATGATCCCCAAGAGGCCGAACGAACATTTGAATTCGTAAAATGCTGCGCCGTCCGCAAGGTCCGACAGTGTGCGCAAGGCGCCGGTTTCATCGATATAAGTGACTGCGGCGACATGGGCGGAGAAATATCCCGGACCATCGATCGAAGACTCCTTGGTGTCGCCCGCCGCGACGGATCCGACGCTGGCTTCGCCGATTTCGGCCTGGAACGGAACTTCGAGGCCGCGTGCCTGCAACCACATATTGAGTTTTTTCAAGCGGCATCCGGCCTGCACGCGGACCAGTTCCCGGCCCGTGGCGTCGCGCTCGATGCCGATCACCTCGTCGAGCTTGCGCAGACAGACCATGGTTCCGCCGTCGTTGACGAAGGTGGACGCGACCGAGAGCATCGAGCCGACCGGATTGACCGGCGAGGGGAACCGCGCGCTGTCGCGCACGATGGCCTGCACATCGGCGTAAGAAATCGGCTCGATGAAGACGGCGGGCGTCGTGCTGCGATGCAGGCCCCAATTGCTGTAGCTGGCTCCCTCGCTCCGGATCAATCCTTGAACAAGAGTCTGGCTTTGCGTCGGCACTCCGAAATCTGGCTGCTGCGTCATTTGGCGTGTCTCCCCTGCCGTTTCCCCATGCACGGAATTATTCCCGGCACAAGCGTTACACTTGGCCGGGGCCTTTGGATGCATCATGAGAAATTTTTGCGCCCTTTTGGGCTCCGGTGAAATCAACGGCAGCTGGTCACAGCTGCCACAAAAGCTTTGATCCTTCCCCGACTCGCCCCATATTGGCGGCATGGCCAAAGCTCCGAAACCCGCCGCGGGAAAGAAAGCCCCGCATTCGAAAGCCTCGCGGCCCGAGGTCACGCCGCTTGGCGAGCATCTTGCCGCCTTGCTCAATCCGGCACTAAACGAGCGCCAGCTTGGCGTTTCGGAGGCGCAGGCCAATTATGATTCAGGTTTCTACCGGCCACCGGGGACGGGCGGCGTCGCGGCGACCGCCGAATCGCTGAAAGAGCTGCTGGAGCGCGGCGACCCGAATATCCGCGAAAAAAGCCCCTGGACGCCGCACCGGCCGCCGAGACCCGACAAATCGGAAGGCGGCCAAAGATTTCGCGTCTCCTCCGAATTTGAGCCGAAGGGCGACCAGCCCGCCGCCATCGATGAACTCGTAAAGGGCATCACCGCGCAGGAACGCGACCAGGTACTGCTC is a window of Methylocapsa sp. D3K7 DNA encoding:
- a CDS encoding FAD-binding protein; this translates as MTQQPDFGVPTQSQTLVQGLIRSEGASYSNWGLHRSTTPAVFIEPISYADVQAIVRDSARFPSPVNPVGSMLSVASTFVNDGGTMVCLRKLDEVIGIERDATGRELVRVQAGCRLKKLNMWLQARGLEVPFQAEIGEASVGSVAAGDTKESSIDGPGYFSAHVAAVTYIDETGALRTLSDLADGAAFYEFKCSFGLLGIIVECLVETRPATLCRSDVSVEGFASPTELAAGLLAKRSQCDALLAIVFLHQLVSFFDRRYKAGPGIFTPPESQPECEAFRLAKRLGIQHGFDGVEVPQPKGLVYSRADFVNEYWRPSASERRLDFQYYEHDISQIERVVTEAYAFTKSFQDKTGYVPGGFATYFVQRLAQEKKPYGLYSSGPGVSFSFDPICSNPAEPLWQQFSREYNDLAIRGLGANASPIQTQWLKAGDVKIPRKLAKPRFTTPYYAQFLE